A window of the Patescibacteria group bacterium genome harbors these coding sequences:
- the nadC gene encoding carboxylating nicotinate-nucleotide diphosphorylase has protein sequence MNISSYYDRSSELTMTHPWYREQVERYIAGALASDAYYDNTSKKLISRNQQCQAQIIQKQPGVIAGLDEVIWLLKRENISVTLGKKAVLLKLSGNARSILRCERTVLNTLQRLSGIATLTKQCVQMVQDKVKIAATRKTAWGGLDKKAVSLGGGLTHRLHLGDGIMVKDNHLALLDHASLKKANFGKQLCELEIDSIAQLKRAVVQYPQFQILLLDNFSPNKLLYAVHWLAKHKLRNKYILEASGNINLTNIKIYAKTGVDVISMGFLTHSVKALDISLDIIP, from the coding sequence ATGAACATTAGTAGCTACTACGATCGCAGTAGTGAATTAACAATGACGCACCCGTGGTATCGTGAGCAAGTCGAACGCTATATAGCTGGAGCGCTCGCCAGTGATGCCTACTATGATAATACTTCTAAAAAATTGATTTCCCGTAACCAACAGTGTCAGGCGCAAATTATTCAAAAACAACCGGGTGTTATAGCCGGTTTAGATGAGGTTATTTGGCTATTAAAACGTGAAAATATTTCAGTAACTTTAGGTAAAAAAGCCGTGCTTTTAAAATTATCAGGTAATGCTAGAAGTATCTTAAGATGTGAACGGACAGTTTTGAACACTTTACAACGCTTATCTGGTATTGCCACACTGACTAAACAATGTGTGCAAATGGTGCAGGACAAAGTAAAAATTGCCGCCACCCGCAAAACGGCTTGGGGTGGCTTAGATAAAAAAGCGGTCAGTTTAGGAGGCGGCTTAACTCATCGCCTGCACTTAGGTGATGGTATCATGGTAAAAGATAACCATTTAGCCTTACTCGACCATGCCAGTCTAAAAAAGGCTAATTTCGGTAAACAATTGTGTGAATTAGAAATAGACTCAATTGCTCAATTAAAACGGGCGGTTGTGCAATATCCACAATTTCAAATCTTATTATTAGATAATTTCTCACCCAATAAATTGCTCTATGCCGTACACTGGCTAGCCAAACATAAACTTCGTAATAAATATATTCTTGAAGCATCTGGTAATATTAACCTGACAAATATAAAGATCTATGCTAAAACTGGTGTTGATGTTATTTCAATGGGTTTTCTCACCCATTCAGTTAAAGCCTTAGATATTTCTTTAGACATTATTCCATGA
- the nadA gene encoding quinolinate synthase NadA, with protein MSHQASNQSSNQSLLERVLQLKQERRAIILAHNYQLPEIYDAADFIGDSLELSRQAATTTAATIVFCGVHFMAETAKILAPEKTVLLPDLAAGCSLADSITADQLVQWKSEHPKAKVVMYVNTTAAVKALSDYCCTSSNAVKIVRSIPADQEILFGPDMFLGAYIQRITKRNNLHIWPGECHVHAGFRAEHLKTLQAKHPQAEILLHPECGCISQCLYMMNQAQLTSAKVLSTSGMIKEVTQSPAKEFIIGTEVGIIERMKRAAPQKTYIPLKDTAICEYMKKITLQKVYDSLLYNQFAITIPNDIQQKAKLAIDRMIAL; from the coding sequence ATGTCCCATCAAGCATCCAACCAATCATCGAACCAGTCATTGCTGGAACGGGTATTGCAGCTTAAACAAGAGCGCCGGGCAATTATTTTAGCGCATAATTATCAATTGCCGGAAATTTATGATGCGGCCGATTTTATTGGTGATTCGCTTGAATTATCACGGCAAGCTGCCACCACCACGGCTGCAACAATTGTATTTTGTGGAGTGCATTTTATGGCCGAAACCGCCAAAATTTTGGCTCCAGAAAAAACCGTGTTGTTGCCAGATTTAGCGGCCGGTTGTTCTTTGGCCGATTCGATCACTGCCGATCAATTAGTGCAGTGGAAAAGTGAACATCCCAAAGCTAAAGTTGTTATGTATGTTAACACCACTGCAGCAGTTAAAGCCTTATCGGATTATTGTTGTACGTCATCTAACGCAGTTAAAATTGTGCGAAGTATTCCAGCCGATCAAGAAATATTATTTGGTCCAGATATGTTTTTAGGGGCTTACATTCAACGCATCACCAAGCGAAACAATTTACATATCTGGCCAGGCGAGTGTCATGTTCACGCCGGCTTTCGAGCGGAACATTTAAAAACCTTACAAGCTAAGCATCCTCAGGCTGAAATTTTATTACATCCAGAATGTGGCTGTATCAGTCAATGTTTATATATGATGAATCAAGCACAATTAACCTCAGCCAAAGTCTTATCTACTAGCGGCATGATCAAAGAAGTAACACAATCTCCGGCTAAAGAATTTATTATCGGCACAGAAGTTGGTATTATTGAACGCATGAAGCGAGCCGCGCCACAAAAAACTTATATCCCACTAAAAGACACGGCTATCTGTGAATACATGAAAAAGATCACCCTGCAAAAAGTTTATGATAGTTTACTGTACAATCAATTTGCTATCACTATACCCAATGACATCCAACAAAAAGCCAAACTAGCTATTGATCGTATGATTGCCCTATGA
- a CDS encoding NAD+ synthase, with product MIEPIVTFLKKHLHDKPAVIGLSGGVDSTVVAYLLTKAISTNKIYSFYLPSGSNTQQDLDDAKLVISKLKITNRVINIDPIIHEFQKIEPSISALSLGNLKARVRMSVLYMQANELGGLVVGTGNRTEFELGYFTKYGDGGVDLAPLAHLYKTQVWELAKQLGVPEQIISKAPSAGLWSGQTDETELGMTYQMADSVLKDKDYSNLTVVEKIKQLQKSAQHKLVLPPHL from the coding sequence ATGATTGAACCAATCGTAACATTCTTAAAAAAACACTTACATGATAAGCCGGCCGTGATTGGTTTGAGTGGTGGAGTAGATTCAACAGTAGTAGCTTATCTACTAACTAAAGCTATATCTACTAATAAAATTTATTCTTTTTATTTACCATCTGGCTCTAATACTCAACAAGATCTAGATGATGCTAAATTGGTAATTAGTAAATTAAAAATAACAAATAGGGTAATTAATATTGACCCTATTATTCATGAATTTCAAAAAATTGAGCCAAGTATCTCAGCGTTATCATTGGGTAATTTAAAGGCGCGAGTAAGAATGTCTGTTTTGTATATGCAGGCGAATGAATTAGGTGGGTTAGTAGTGGGAACGGGTAACAGAACTGAATTCGAGTTAGGTTACTTTACTAAGTATGGTGATGGGGGAGTAGATCTTGCACCGTTAGCTCATTTATATAAAACCCAGGTGTGGGAGTTGGCCAAACAATTGGGTGTACCCGAGCAGATTATCTCCAAAGCCCCATCGGCTGGTTTATGGTCTGGCCAAACAGATGAAACAGAATTAGGTATGACTTATCAAATGGCCGATAGCGTCTTAAAAGATAAAGATTATTCTAATCTAACTGTTGTAGAGAAAATAAAGCAATTACAAAAATCTGCCCAACATAAATTAGTTCTACCACCACATTTATAA
- the dut gene encoding dUTP diphosphatase has product MDLPIKLLNPLATLPHYAHTTDAGLDLCSVEECTIAGGARWLVGTGISLAIPDGYVGLVWDKSGIATKIGVTTLAGVIDSGYRGEIKIALYNTGSENYIIKSGQKIAQLLIQPIVQPNIIETDNLSVTDRNDHGFGSTGL; this is encoded by the coding sequence ATGGATTTACCCATTAAATTATTAAACCCTTTAGCCACATTACCGCACTATGCCCATACCACTGATGCTGGGTTAGATCTCTGTTCGGTTGAGGAATGCACGATTGCTGGAGGTGCACGATGGCTGGTAGGAACAGGTATAAGTCTGGCCATTCCTGATGGTTATGTAGGGTTAGTGTGGGATAAATCTGGTATTGCCACTAAAATCGGCGTAACCACTCTAGCCGGTGTGATCGATTCCGGCTATCGGGGTGAAATAAAAATTGCTTTATATAATACTGGTTCGGAAAATTACATCATAAAATCTGGTCAAAAAATTGCTCAATTATTAATTCAACCAATTGTGCAACCAAATATTATTGAGACGGATAATTTATCTGTGACAGATAGAAATGATCATGGTTTTGGCAGTACGGGCTTATGA
- the tmk gene encoding dTMP kinase — MPGKFIVFEGGEGSGKSSHVQLTSDFLKQHSISSITTHEPGGTKIGKIIRELILEERVATRAELLLFLADRAQHVAEIIKPTLDKNTTVLCDRFTGSTLAYQIGARNLQPENLIIQMEDFARSGLTPDLTIYLDIDPAIGIERKRVQTNHTMNSFDDFDLEFHQSVHEYFLQYAKQQANWVIINANRKLSDVQFDLNQLLGKFYGFTH, encoded by the coding sequence ATGCCTGGTAAATTCATAGTTTTTGAAGGTGGTGAGGGGAGCGGTAAATCGTCACATGTCCAATTAACCAGTGATTTTTTAAAACAGCACTCGATCTCTAGTATTACTACTCATGAACCGGGTGGTACTAAAATTGGTAAAATAATTAGAGAACTTATTTTAGAAGAACGAGTAGCGACCCGAGCTGAACTATTATTATTTCTAGCTGATCGAGCGCAACACGTGGCTGAAATTATTAAACCGACCTTAGATAAAAACACCACTGTGTTATGTGATCGTTTTACCGGTTCAACTTTGGCCTACCAAATTGGTGCTCGTAATTTACAACCGGAAAATCTAATTATCCAAATGGAAGACTTCGCTCGCTCTGGTTTAACACCAGATTTAACTATCTATTTAGATATTGATCCGGCCATTGGCATTGAACGTAAACGGGTGCAGACTAATCACACCATGAACAGCTTTGATGATTTTGATCTCGAGTTCCATCAATCCGTCCATGAGTACTTTTTGCAGTACGCCAAGCAACAAGCTAACTGGGTAATTATTAACGCTAATCGTAAATTAAGTGATGTCCAATTTGATCTTAACCAATTATTAGGTAAGTTTTATGGATTTACCCATTAA
- a CDS encoding peptidoglycan DD-metalloendopeptidase family protein produces MVRHFIISLVLLGFAWPSLADTNFIYPLPTWHVSTQQGEEISSGLYHMGVDVGGDLPAGTPVYAAADGIVREAQERSQFGLVVLLEHTDIGVSLYGHLDPTDIRVTPGQTVAMGDVIGVLGDTVNNGGWPVHLHFGINKAAYTGEWIYYGHVHDPAEAANWYDPITFIPEHLLADIWKPTFIPDLENGAVIGNSLSVTGTIGDKGSTIKSVRIKVSSDNETWQTISNYANPTYVLSSVVDISDYADGKLYVKIIARDWFNNKTVVNRTVTKDTYLFTVPMFVAMKSGSSNAEITQWSYGGSVTKSFFPYRENTAKRTYLAVENDNIITARGNHVKIFSATGENINQLKINQFDLPDIRIGALTVSNDQIIIADKNTYNISSYSMIGELIWTISPPNFLATDMVIKDGTIYLCGNYLNKAKVMTMDTSGTIVNQFNPFRHSSTITSCNLAIFNNQLVVTTNGNDVGTAKVFSLTGAQIGQSFQPFGSDFTGSIDVTALSDGTVLFSQASRGQAWVKGYSLDAEPVVLFTERVYEEDFNMGAKIYAW; encoded by the coding sequence ATGGTGCGCCACTTTATAATTAGTCTTGTCTTACTTGGCTTCGCTTGGCCAAGTTTGGCGGACACTAATTTTATCTATCCGTTACCCACCTGGCATGTTTCTACACAACAAGGTGAGGAAATTAGTAGTGGTTTATATCATATGGGCGTTGATGTCGGCGGTGATTTGCCAGCCGGAACGCCTGTCTATGCAGCCGCTGATGGCATCGTGCGGGAAGCTCAAGAGCGTAGTCAGTTTGGTTTAGTGGTTTTGCTTGAACACACTGATATTGGTGTATCGTTGTATGGGCACCTTGATCCAACCGATATTAGAGTCACACCGGGGCAAACAGTGGCGATGGGGGATGTTATAGGAGTGTTAGGTGACACTGTTAATAATGGTGGGTGGCCAGTACATTTGCATTTCGGTATTAACAAAGCGGCTTACACTGGTGAGTGGATCTATTACGGCCACGTGCATGATCCAGCCGAAGCCGCCAACTGGTACGACCCAATTACTTTTATTCCGGAACATTTATTAGCAGATATTTGGAAACCCACCTTTATCCCAGACTTAGAAAATGGAGCCGTGATTGGAAATTCCTTGTCTGTCACTGGCACAATAGGTGATAAGGGTAGTACTATTAAATCCGTTCGTATTAAAGTTAGTAGTGATAATGAAACTTGGCAGACAATTTCAAATTACGCCAATCCGACTTACGTGCTATCAAGTGTAGTTGATATTTCTGATTACGCCGATGGGAAATTATACGTGAAAATTATAGCTCGAGATTGGTTTAATAACAAAACTGTGGTGAATCGAACTGTTACAAAGGATACATATCTTTTTACGGTACCAATGTTTGTGGCGATGAAAAGTGGCAGCAGCAATGCTGAGATCACGCAATGGTCGTACGGTGGCTCAGTTACTAAATCATTTTTTCCTTATCGCGAAAATACTGCTAAACGGACATATTTGGCTGTTGAAAATGACAATATCATTACCGCTCGTGGTAATCACGTTAAAATATTCTCAGCAACTGGAGAAAATATTAATCAGTTAAAGATTAATCAGTTTGATCTGCCAGATATTCGAATTGGTGCTTTAACAGTATCCAACGACCAAATTATTATTGCCGATAAAAATACTTATAATATTTCATCTTACAGTATGATCGGTGAATTAATCTGGACTATTTCACCACCAAACTTTCTCGCTACAGACATGGTGATCAAAGACGGTACTATTTATCTGTGTGGTAATTACCTTAACAAGGCCAAGGTGATGACTATGGATACGAGTGGCACGATAGTAAATCAGTTTAATCCATTTCGCCATAGCAGTACTATTACCAGTTGTAATCTGGCAATATTTAATAATCAATTAGTTGTTACCACCAATGGTAATGATGTTGGTACGGCTAAAGTATTTTCTCTAACCGGCGCACAAATTGGTCAATCATTTCAACCGTTTGGTAGTGATTTTACTGGCAGTATTGATGTCACCGCTTTATCCGATGGTACTGTGTTATTTAGTCAGGCCAGTCGCGGCCAAGCTTGGGTGAAGGGTTATAGTTTAGATGCTGAACCTGTGGTATTATTCACTGAGAGAGTTTACGAAGAAGATTTTAATATGGGAGCTAAAATTTATGCCTGGTAA
- a CDS encoding cytidine/deoxycytidylate deaminase family protein: MRPTPEQYFINIASVVATRATCDRAHIGAVLVRNKYIISTGYNGAPRGLAHCDEVGHLMENGHCVRTTHAEQNAIIQAAVHGSTTAGTTLYCTHSPCKICTKLILNAGIVRVVSAQLYRDESVTNMFKEAGVEFIVVNP, encoded by the coding sequence ATGCGACCAACCCCTGAGCAATATTTCATCAATATTGCCAGTGTGGTGGCAACTCGAGCCACGTGCGATCGCGCACATATTGGTGCTGTGTTGGTGCGAAACAAATATATTATTTCAACCGGTTACAATGGAGCTCCCCGCGGTTTGGCGCACTGTGATGAAGTTGGTCATCTCATGGAAAACGGCCACTGTGTGCGCACCACCCACGCTGAACAAAATGCCATTATTCAGGCGGCTGTACATGGCAGTACTACCGCAGGCACAACTCTTTACTGCACTCATTCACCCTGTAAGATCTGTACTAAATTGATTTTAAATGCCGGCATAGTAAGAGTGGTATCAGCTCAATTATATCGTGATGAATCAGTGACCAATATGTTTAAAGAAGCCGGGGTTGAATTTATCGTTGTAAACCCATGA
- the rplA gene encoding 50S ribosomal protein L1, whose product MPKPSKRYRTAAELISKQKTYSVPEACAAVKKSPIKFDASVELHIKVGIDTKKSDQTVRGSIQLPHGTGKTKRIIAFVGSNQEADAKAAGADIIGTAEVIQQIKTTSQIDFDVAVATPDMMKALGPIARIIGQKGLMPNPKTDTVGPDVKKMITALKKGKINFKNDATGNIHLAVGRVSFSEQQLTENITAALEAIRKAKPAGSKGTFVRSITVASTMGPAIPLAIGA is encoded by the coding sequence ATGCCTAAACCTTCCAAACGTTATCGCACCGCCGCTGAACTGATTTCTAAGCAAAAGACTTATTCAGTGCCTGAAGCATGTGCGGCTGTAAAAAAATCACCTATCAAATTTGATGCGAGTGTTGAATTGCATATCAAAGTTGGCATCGATACTAAAAAATCCGATCAAACCGTGCGCGGTTCTATTCAATTACCGCATGGGACCGGTAAGACCAAACGCATTATTGCTTTTGTTGGTTCAAACCAAGAAGCTGACGCCAAAGCCGCTGGCGCTGATATCATTGGCACGGCCGAAGTTATTCAACAAATAAAAACTACCAGCCAGATTGACTTTGATGTGGCAGTGGCTACACCTGATATGATGAAGGCCCTTGGCCCAATTGCTCGTATTATTGGTCAAAAAGGTTTAATGCCTAACCCGAAAACTGACACGGTTGGCCCGGATGTTAAGAAAATGATCACGGCTTTAAAAAAAGGTAAGATTAATTTTAAAAATGATGCCACCGGTAACATTCATCTGGCCGTTGGTCGTGTATCCTTTTCTGAACAACAACTCACTGAGAACATCACCGCTGCGCTAGAGGCTATTCGTAAAGCCAAACCGGCTGGTTCAAAAGGGACATTTGTACGCTCAATTACTGTGGCTAGTACCATGGGTCCAGCCATCCCCTTAGCCATCGGCGCGTAA
- the rplK gene encoding 50S ribosomal protein L11, which yields MAKKIKTQIKLQIPAGAANPAPPIGPALGQHGVNIQDFCKQFNERTQEQRGNILPVVITVFEDRSFTFILKTPPAAELLKKAAGIEKGSGKPLTDKVGKVTMKQIREIAEKKLADLNANDVEAASKMIAGTARQMGLTIEN from the coding sequence ATGGCAAAAAAGATAAAGACACAGATTAAACTACAGATTCCCGCAGGAGCGGCTAATCCAGCCCCGCCGATTGGTCCAGCTTTAGGGCAACATGGTGTAAATATCCAGGATTTCTGTAAGCAATTCAACGAACGCACTCAAGAGCAACGTGGAAATATTTTGCCGGTTGTGATTACAGTGTTTGAAGATCGTAGTTTCACTTTTATTTTAAAAACACCGCCGGCGGCCGAGTTACTAAAAAAAGCCGCTGGCATTGAAAAAGGTTCCGGTAAACCTCTCACTGACAAAGTCGGCAAAGTAACCATGAAACAAATTCGGGAGATTGCCGAAAAGAAACTAGCTGATTTAAATGCCAATGATGTTGAAGCAGCCAGCAAAATGATTGCCGGAACTGCTCGGCAAATGGGATTAACTATAGAAAATTAA
- the nusG gene encoding transcription termination/antitermination protein NusG, with product MPKQTAALGRRWYVLHTYSGYEENVSDNLRQRIESMGMQDRIFNVLVPTEKKIKIKNGKRKVITEKIFPGYVLVEMVVTDDSWYVVRNTPNVTGFVGSGTTPTPISEQEVKELQRRMGIDQPTMKMDLLPSDPVRIVDGPFKDMEGKISEVDEVHGKVKVLVSMFGRETPVELDPLQIKKI from the coding sequence ATGCCAAAACAAACTGCTGCGCTTGGTCGCCGCTGGTACGTCTTGCACACCTATTCTGGATACGAAGAAAATGTTTCAGACAATCTGAGACAAAGAATCGAATCCATGGGTATGCAGGATAGAATCTTTAATGTGCTGGTGCCAACCGAGAAGAAAATAAAAATCAAAAATGGTAAACGCAAGGTCATTACAGAAAAAATATTTCCAGGTTATGTGCTAGTAGAAATGGTGGTAACGGATGATTCCTGGTATGTAGTCAGAAATACACCAAATGTGACTGGTTTCGTCGGATCCGGCACAACGCCAACACCCATTTCTGAGCAAGAAGTTAAAGAATTACAACGCCGCATGGGTATTGATCAGCCCACCATGAAGATGGATTTACTGCCGTCTGACCCGGTGCGGATAGTCGATGGACCATTCAAGGATATGGAAGGTAAGATTTCAGAGGTTGATGAGGTACATGGTAAAGTGAAAGTATTAGTCTCGATGTTTGGTCGAGAAACACCAGTCGAATTAGACCCCTTACAAATAAAGAAGATTTAA
- the secE gene encoding preprotein translocase subunit SecE: protein MKKLIKYIKESYAELRRVTWPTRQEALRSTGIVVAFAGGFAIFLGVVDFLFNLGLNYLISIA, encoded by the coding sequence ATGAAGAAACTCATAAAATATATAAAAGAATCCTACGCTGAGTTACGTCGAGTAACGTGGCCAACGCGTCAGGAAGCCTTACGCAGTACTGGCATAGTAGTGGCCTTTGCTGGTGGCTTTGCAATATTTCTTGGCGTGGTAGATTTTCTTTTCAATTTAGGTCTTAACTATCTCATTTCAATAGCCTAA
- the gyrB gene encoding DNA topoisomerase (ATP-hydrolyzing) subunit B, producing MPSTENKAKKKASVYGAQQITVLEGLDPVRKRPGMYIGNTAYAGLHHLIWEVVDNSIDEAMAGFCNEITVVLLPDGYVSVEDNGRGIPVEKHPVTKLSALETVLTKLHAGGKFGGGGYKVSGGLHGVGVSVVNALSTDFIAQVKRDGKLYEQRFSIGKSKGNVKVVGKSTETGTIIKYKADTSIFTVNEYDWKYVLEHLRQQAYLTKALKMVIRDQRDSRNEQSYTYYFEGGVASYCRHLNHNKDVKQEKVFYIEKDQDNVKVEVALQYNADYNELVYGFANNIHTVEGGMHIQGFRTALTRTLNNYARKQNYLKEKDTNLQGEDVREGLTAVISVKLPDPQFEGQTKAKLGNAEIKPIVETVFGDYFAAFLDENPQDAKDIIGKCLIAQQARDAARAARDTVLRKGALEGITLPGKLADCSSRKPEECEIYIVEGDSAGGSAKQGRDRKFQAILPLRGKILNVEKSRLDKMLANNEIKSLIIAMGTNIGEQFDITKLRYNRIIIMTDADVDGAHIRTLLLTLFFRHFPDVINQEHLFIAQPPLYRLNKGREVHYAYDEAERDKIISQFTGNKTTKVVVEEGEGQGVGQNVAGVNIQRYKGLGEMNPEQLWDTTMNPASRMMQVVTITDAEKADEMFDILMGSEVAPRKRFIQTRAKSVTNLDI from the coding sequence ATGCCATCCACCGAAAATAAAGCTAAGAAGAAAGCCTCAGTTTACGGAGCCCAACAAATCACCGTATTAGAGGGTTTAGATCCAGTCCGAAAGCGCCCGGGAATGTATATTGGCAATACCGCTTATGCTGGGTTACATCATTTGATTTGGGAAGTAGTGGATAACTCCATTGATGAAGCTATGGCCGGTTTTTGTAACGAAATTACGGTAGTACTATTGCCCGATGGTTATGTATCAGTTGAGGATAATGGCCGTGGTATACCAGTCGAAAAACATCCTGTTACTAAACTTTCTGCCCTGGAAACAGTATTAACAAAACTACACGCCGGCGGTAAATTTGGTGGCGGTGGCTATAAAGTATCCGGTGGGTTACATGGGGTAGGTGTATCGGTAGTGAATGCTTTATCGACTGATTTTATCGCCCAAGTAAAACGTGATGGAAAGTTATACGAGCAACGCTTTTCGATTGGTAAATCGAAGGGAAACGTAAAAGTAGTAGGTAAATCTACCGAAACTGGCACAATTATAAAATATAAGGCCGATACATCTATCTTTACCGTGAACGAGTATGATTGGAAGTATGTCTTAGAGCATTTACGTCAGCAAGCCTATTTAACTAAAGCGCTCAAGATGGTGATTCGTGATCAGCGCGATAGTCGTAATGAACAAAGTTATACCTATTATTTTGAAGGTGGAGTGGCTTCATATTGCCGTCATCTCAATCATAATAAAGATGTAAAACAAGAAAAAGTCTTTTATATCGAGAAAGATCAAGATAACGTGAAGGTTGAAGTCGCTTTACAATATAATGCTGACTACAATGAACTGGTGTATGGTTTTGCCAATAACATTCATACGGTTGAGGGCGGTATGCACATTCAAGGTTTCCGTACTGCCTTAACTAGAACACTCAATAATTATGCTCGCAAACAAAACTACTTAAAGGAAAAAGATACCAATCTACAAGGGGAAGATGTGCGGGAAGGTTTAACGGCCGTTATTTCTGTGAAATTACCTGACCCGCAATTTGAAGGTCAAACCAAAGCCAAATTAGGTAATGCCGAAATAAAACCGATCGTGGAAACCGTGTTTGGTGATTATTTTGCCGCCTTTTTAGATGAAAACCCGCAAGACGCTAAAGATATTATTGGAAAATGTTTAATTGCCCAACAAGCCCGTGACGCCGCCCGGGCGGCTCGTGATACCGTCTTACGTAAAGGTGCCCTAGAAGGCATAACCTTACCAGGCAAATTGGCCGATTGTTCCTCGCGCAAACCAGAAGAATGTGAAATCTATATTGTGGAGGGTGATTCGGCCGGTGGCTCAGCCAAACAAGGCCGAGATCGAAAGTTTCAAGCCATCTTACCGTTGCGTGGTAAAATTCTTAATGTGGAAAAATCACGCCTTGATAAAATGCTCGCTAATAATGAAATTAAAAGTTTGATTATTGCCATGGGTACCAATATTGGTGAACAGTTTGATATCACTAAATTGCGCTATAATCGCATTATTATTATGACCGATGCTGATGTTGACGGGGCTCATATTCGGACGTTATTATTAACACTATTTTTTAGGCACTTTCCTGATGTGATTAACCAAGAGCATTTGTTTATTGCCCAACCACCACTGTATCGTTTAAATAAGGGTCGAGAAGTACACTATGCCTACGACGAAGCTGAGCGTGATAAAATTATTAGTCAGTTTACTGGCAATAAAACCACCAAGGTAGTTGTTGAAGAAGGTGAGGGTCAAGGGGTTGGTCAGAATGTGGCCGGTGTGAATATTCAACGCTATAAAGGTTTGGGTGAAATGAATCCGGAACAACTGTGGGATACCACCATGAATCCAGCTAGCCGGATGATGCAAGTGGTGACCATTACCGATGCCGAAAAAGCCGATGAAATGTTTGATATCCTCATGGGCAGTGAAGTCGCCCCGCGCAAACGGTTTATTCAAACCCGCGCCAAATCGGTAACGAATCTCGACATTTGA